A genome region from Tolypothrix sp. PCC 7712 includes the following:
- a CDS encoding GAF domain-containing protein produces MNPERLARLQDLCRDEALFQNIQQIFTEEVQSLHQEINQANFLIEQQKALFRVITRLREPIDLETIFQATATEVRQLLLADRVGMFRFYPDSGWDDGEFVSEDVDPAFPSAMAQRIHDHCFGEQFAVQYQQGRVQAVADIYNCGLSDCHIQVLAQFHIKANLVVPLLQGNNLWGLLCVHQCRTSRTWHNTEIEFATQIANHLAVALQHAELLADVQAEVEERQQAEQAVRSLNQGLQRAIIELQAVNRELEAFSYSVSHDLRAPLRSIDGFSQALLEDYEGELDDTAQDYLRRIRSATQRMGQLIDDLLNLSRLMRSEMQLEFVDLSALARQICTEMQERHPRQQVEYIIQPGLMARGDSRLLQMLLTNLLDNAWKFTSKHTQAKIEVGAITQASGIPVYFIRDDGAGFDMAYANKLFSPFQRLHRIDEFPGTGIGLAIVQRIVHRHGGRVWAEGIVEQGATFYFTLVAEEVGG; encoded by the coding sequence ATGAACCCAGAGAGATTGGCAAGACTGCAGGATTTATGCCGAGATGAAGCTTTATTTCAAAATATCCAGCAGATTTTCACAGAAGAAGTCCAATCCTTACACCAAGAAATTAATCAAGCCAATTTTCTGATTGAGCAGCAAAAAGCATTATTTCGTGTAATTACTCGCCTGCGGGAACCAATCGACTTAGAAACAATTTTTCAAGCTACAGCCACAGAGGTGCGTCAACTGTTGCTAGCAGATAGAGTGGGGATGTTTCGTTTCTATCCCGATTCTGGTTGGGATGATGGAGAATTTGTTTCGGAGGATGTAGACCCAGCTTTTCCGTCAGCGATGGCGCAAAGAATCCATGACCATTGCTTTGGGGAGCAGTTTGCAGTTCAATATCAGCAGGGAAGGGTGCAAGCAGTTGCGGATATTTACAATTGTGGGCTAAGTGATTGCCATATTCAGGTACTGGCGCAATTTCACATCAAAGCTAACTTAGTAGTACCTCTGTTACAAGGTAATAACCTCTGGGGATTACTGTGTGTACATCAATGTCGTACTTCCCGAACATGGCACAATACAGAAATTGAGTTTGCTACCCAAATTGCCAATCATCTAGCAGTGGCTTTACAGCACGCCGAACTATTAGCCGATGTCCAAGCAGAAGTCGAAGAACGCCAGCAAGCTGAACAAGCAGTTCGTAGCCTCAACCAAGGATTGCAACGAGCAATTATTGAACTACAAGCAGTAAATAGGGAATTAGAGGCTTTTAGTTACTCAGTTTCCCATGACCTACGTGCCCCATTACGTAGTATTGATGGCTTCAGCCAAGCCCTATTGGAAGACTACGAAGGAGAATTGGATGATACAGCCCAAGACTACCTCCGGCGCATTCGGTCAGCTACTCAGCGCATGGGGCAATTAATTGATGATTTGCTGAACTTATCCCGGTTGATGCGTAGTGAGATGCAGTTGGAATTTGTGGATTTAAGTGCATTAGCTAGGCAAATCTGCACAGAAATGCAAGAAAGGCATCCAAGACAACAGGTTGAGTACATCATTCAACCGGGGCTGATGGCTCGAGGAGATAGCCGACTGTTGCAGATGTTATTGACAAACTTACTAGATAATGCATGGAAATTCACTAGCAAGCACACTCAAGCCAAAATTGAGGTTGGCGCTATCACTCAAGCAAGTGGCATTCCCGTTTACTTTATTCGCGATGATGGTGCTGGCTTTGATATGGCTTACGCCAACAAATTATTTAGCCCCTTTCAACGGCTACACAGAATAGATGAATTTCCTGGCACAGGCATTGGGCTGGCCATAGTGCAACGCATTGTACATCGGCATGGTGGCCGGGTGTGGGCAGAAGGAATTGTCGAACAGGGCGCTACTTTTTACTTTACATTAGTAGCAGAGGAGGTGGGTGGATGA
- a CDS encoding phycobiliprotein lyase: MNIEEFLELSAGKWFSHRTSHFVSMQKSEGNKSDIIFEFLPADHPEVIKLCEQHEVNSSKVSCGAKVTWNGTKEIKGEKYSGSSVLVLVPDEDKSNEGKLLHKMSNGDKSLVTGRYKLGSDEALTLTTESETMWSEERLWFASPNLRMRVSVVKAKDGFSMASFSSEIRMGGAPASVKASQAANSVSK, from the coding sequence ATGAATATAGAAGAGTTTTTGGAGTTGAGTGCTGGTAAATGGTTTTCTCATCGTACTAGTCACTTTGTAAGTATGCAAAAATCTGAAGGTAATAAATCAGATATTATCTTTGAGTTTTTGCCCGCAGACCATCCAGAGGTAATAAAACTGTGCGAACAGCACGAAGTTAACTCTAGCAAAGTTTCTTGTGGTGCTAAAGTTACTTGGAACGGTACTAAGGAAATTAAGGGAGAAAAATATAGTGGCTCTTCAGTGTTGGTTTTAGTACCAGATGAAGATAAATCGAATGAAGGTAAGTTACTCCACAAAATGAGTAATGGGGACAAATCCTTAGTCACTGGACGTTATAAGCTAGGCAGTGATGAAGCCCTAACCTTAACTACTGAGTCTGAAACCATGTGGTCTGAAGAACGCCTATGGTTTGCTAGCCCTAACTTACGGATGCGGGTAAGTGTTGTCAAAGCCAAAGACGGCTTTAGTATGGCTTCCTTCTCATCTGAGATTCGCATGGGTGGTGCGCCAGCCAGTGTGAAAGCGTCACAGGCGGCTAATTCGGTATCCAAGTAG
- a CDS encoding PAS domain S-box protein, with amino-acid sequence MKPHLRVLIVEDSEDDTLLVLRELRRGGYHVEYVRVDTAASMLAALNQKLWDIIIADYSLPAFSGLAALELLQSQKLDLPFIIVSGTIGEDIAVAAMKAGAHDYIIKGNMARLVPAVERELREAQERYKRHSAEQAFRESEDRFRTLCASAPLAIFQTDAQGHLIYSNPLWYDISGFSEQQSVGYGWIQAVHPEDRAEVSQDWQRTVLEQSTWVDEYRLLTPQDEIRWVRALASPMYSTERRFLGHVGTFEDITDRKQSAQKIYEQAALLDISIDAIAVCNLNNHILFWNKGAERLYGWTTAEILGTNATFLLRKNPEPSLSFSEIQAILATEGKWQGELQQVTKDGKDIIVESRWTLMRDEAGNPKSILKVSTDITQKKQLEAQFLRTQRLESLGSLASGIAHDFNNILTPILATAQLLPAKFPDLDENSQQLLEILESSARRGADLVQQILSFTRGVEGSRTLVQVRHLLSDIAQVAHRTFPKSIETKTDINPNLWTVFADATQLHQVLMNLCVNARDAMPDGGILSITAENLWIDENYAQMYGNSEAGFYVVITIADTGTGIPSEIINHIFEPFFTTKEVGKGTGLGLSTVMSIIKSHNGFVSVHSEVGQGSSFKVYLPSREATETNTVTNTNLPSGNNELILVVDDEVSICEIAKTTLETHNYRVLTASDGIGALALYAQYIDDISVVLIDMMMPVMDGSQTIQMLQRMNPDVQIIAMSGLMAYEPHEQKQLLGIREFLAKPFTAQVLLNTLHEVMLEIG; translated from the coding sequence ATGAAACCCCACCTGCGTGTTCTAATTGTTGAAGATTCTGAAGATGATACTCTCCTAGTTTTAAGAGAGTTGCGTCGGGGTGGATACCATGTTGAATATGTGCGTGTTGATACCGCAGCCTCTATGCTGGCCGCCCTTAATCAAAAATTATGGGATATCATCATTGCAGATTACAGCCTACCTGCCTTTAGTGGTTTAGCAGCCCTAGAACTCCTACAAAGCCAAAAGCTAGATTTACCATTTATTATTGTGTCCGGCACAATTGGCGAGGATATTGCGGTTGCGGCCATGAAAGCTGGGGCGCACGACTATATAATCAAGGGTAATATGGCCCGCCTAGTGCCTGCGGTAGAGCGAGAGTTGCGAGAGGCACAGGAAAGATATAAAAGGCATAGTGCAGAACAGGCTTTTCGAGAAAGTGAAGACCGCTTCCGCACGCTTTGTGCTTCGGCTCCTCTGGCTATCTTTCAAACTGATGCCCAAGGGCACCTGATATATAGCAATCCGTTATGGTATGACATTTCCGGCTTCAGCGAACAGCAGAGCGTAGGCTATGGCTGGATTCAAGCCGTTCACCCAGAAGATAGAGCTGAAGTTTCTCAGGATTGGCAAAGAACAGTCTTAGAACAAAGTACTTGGGTTGACGAGTATAGGCTACTTACCCCCCAAGATGAAATTCGCTGGGTGCGGGCGTTAGCTAGCCCAATGTATTCTACAGAAAGACGATTCTTAGGCCATGTCGGTACATTTGAAGATATTACCGATCGCAAACAATCAGCACAAAAGATCTATGAACAAGCAGCTTTATTGGATATATCCATAGATGCGATCGCAGTTTGTAACCTGAACAATCATATCCTCTTCTGGAATAAAGGTGCAGAAAGGCTTTACGGATGGACGACAGCAGAAATTCTCGGCACAAATGCTACTTTCCTTTTAAGGAAAAATCCTGAGCCTTCATTATCATTCTCAGAAATCCAGGCAATCTTAGCCACAGAAGGTAAATGGCAAGGTGAACTGCAGCAAGTCACCAAAGATGGCAAAGACATCATCGTAGAAAGTCGCTGGACGCTGATGCGTGATGAAGCTGGTAACCCCAAGTCTATTCTCAAAGTCAGTACCGATATCACCCAAAAAAAGCAACTAGAGGCGCAATTTCTCCGCACTCAACGCCTTGAAAGCTTGGGTAGCCTCGCTAGCGGTATTGCTCATGATTTCAACAACATTCTCACGCCCATCTTGGCAACTGCTCAACTATTACCCGCAAAATTTCCCGATTTAGATGAAAATAGTCAGCAACTACTAGAGATATTGGAAAGTAGTGCAAGGCGAGGTGCTGATTTAGTGCAGCAAATTCTCTCCTTTACTCGCGGAGTGGAAGGAAGCCGCACACTGGTGCAAGTCAGACATTTGCTCTCAGATATCGCGCAGGTTGCTCACAGAACCTTTCCCAAATCTATTGAAACCAAAACTGATATCAATCCTAATCTGTGGACAGTTTTTGCCGATGCCACACAACTGCATCAAGTACTGATGAATCTATGCGTGAATGCCCGTGATGCCATGCCCGATGGTGGTATTCTCAGCATTACTGCCGAAAACCTGTGGATTGATGAAAATTATGCTCAAATGTATGGGAATTCCGAAGCGGGTTTTTATGTTGTCATCACTATTGCTGATACAGGAACAGGTATTCCCTCAGAAATTATTAACCACATCTTTGAGCCATTTTTTACTACCAAAGAAGTCGGAAAAGGCACAGGTTTAGGGCTTTCTACGGTCATGAGCATTATTAAAAGCCACAATGGTTTTGTCAGTGTACACAGTGAAGTAGGACAGGGAAGCAGTTTTAAAGTTTACTTACCTAGTAGAGAAGCCACAGAAACCAATACAGTCACCAATACAAACCTACCAAGTGGAAATAACGAATTAATTTTGGTAGTAGATGACGAAGTTTCCATTTGCGAGATTGCTAAAACTACCTTAGAAACCCATAATTACAGAGTTTTAACCGCTAGCGATGGCATTGGAGCTTTAGCACTTTATGCCCAGTATATAGATGACATCAGCGTGGTGTTAATAGATATGATGATGCCCGTCATGGATGGTTCACAAACGATACAGATGTTACAGCGCATGAATCCAGATGTGCAAATTATTGCTATGAGTGGACTAATGGCCTATGAGCCACATGAGCAAAAACAGCTCCTTGGTATCCGAGAATTCTTAGCCAAACCTTTTACAGCGCAGGTTTTATTGAATACTTTGCATGAGGTAATGTTGGAAATTGGGTAA
- a CDS encoding HEAT repeat domain-containing protein, whose product MVALTLKEISDQLESPNLRDRMVALANLRDVPAEDALPLIKKVLDDQSLQLRSMAIFALGIKQTPESYPLLVKILENDPDYGIRADAAGALGYLGDARAFEVLSRAFYEDTDWLVRFSVAVALGNIKDPRAHEILIKALDSDEVILHQAAIAALGEIKDIESVDLILRFAQSDDWLVRQRLAEALGNLPTPKSISALKYLEKDSNPNVAAAASYSLKRLEANEG is encoded by the coding sequence ATGGTTGCTCTCACCTTAAAAGAAATTTCTGACCAGTTAGAAAGCCCCAATCTGCGCGATCGCATGGTAGCCTTGGCTAATCTGCGCGATGTTCCAGCAGAGGATGCTTTACCTTTAATTAAAAAGGTCTTGGATGATCAATCGCTGCAATTGCGCTCAATGGCAATATTTGCTTTAGGAATTAAGCAAACCCCAGAATCTTACCCACTTTTGGTAAAAATTCTAGAAAATGACCCAGATTATGGCATTCGTGCTGATGCTGCAGGCGCTTTAGGCTATTTGGGTGATGCGAGAGCCTTTGAGGTGCTGTCACGAGCTTTTTATGAGGATACAGATTGGTTAGTACGTTTTAGCGTAGCTGTTGCCTTGGGTAATATTAAAGACCCCCGCGCCCATGAGATCTTAATTAAAGCCTTAGACAGTGATGAAGTGATATTACATCAAGCTGCGATCGCGGCATTAGGAGAAATTAAAGATATTGAATCTGTAGATCTCATCTTACGCTTTGCTCAATCCGATGATTGGTTAGTGCGGCAACGTCTAGCAGAAGCTTTAGGTAATCTTCCCACTCCCAAGAGTATTTCCGCCTTGAAATACCTCGAAAAAGATAGCAATCCCAACGTTGCTGCGGCGGCAAGCTATTCCCTAAAACGACTTGAAGCCAATGAAGGGTGA
- a CDS encoding response regulator yields the protein MSISNKMILLVEDNPDDEALAIRALRRNHISNEIVVARDGVEALDYLFGTGIHAGRNINIKPTVILLDLKLPRVDGMEVLRRLREDKRTSLLPVVILTTSSEEQDLVKSYSLGCNSYIRKPVDFLQFTEAVRQLGMYWLLMNETPPV from the coding sequence ATGAGCATAAGCAATAAGATGATTCTGTTGGTGGAAGATAATCCTGATGACGAAGCTTTAGCTATTCGGGCACTCAGGCGCAATCACATCAGCAATGAGATAGTAGTAGCTCGTGATGGAGTAGAAGCGCTAGATTATCTATTTGGGACTGGAATTCATGCTGGTCGAAATATTAACATTAAACCGACTGTGATTTTGTTAGATCTCAAGCTACCCCGCGTTGATGGTATGGAAGTATTGCGTCGCTTGCGAGAAGACAAACGCACTAGCTTATTACCTGTAGTAATTCTCACCACTTCTAGCGAAGAACAAGATTTAGTGAAAAGTTATAGTTTGGGTTGCAACAGTTATATTCGCAAACCTGTAGATTTTCTCCAGTTTACAGAAGCAGTCCGGCAACTTGGAATGTACTGGCTCCTAATGAACGAGACACCGCCTGTTTAG
- the arfB gene encoding alternative ribosome rescue aminoacyl-tRNA hydrolase ArfB: MLQISHNIIIPDSEIEISAIRSQGAGGQNVNKVATAIHLRFDIEASSLPTYYKEQLLKLNDKRINQEGVVVIKAQEHRSQEQNREEALNRLQELINSVVVIKKKRRPTKPTRSSQKKRLESKTKRKLIKLTRKPVLE; encoded by the coding sequence ATGCTACAAATTTCTCACAATATCATCATCCCCGATAGCGAAATCGAAATTAGCGCGATTCGCTCACAAGGAGCAGGCGGTCAAAACGTTAACAAGGTTGCAACGGCTATTCACTTACGCTTTGATATTGAGGCTTCATCATTACCGACTTACTATAAAGAGCAACTACTCAAACTCAACGACAAACGCATTAACCAAGAGGGAGTCGTTGTCATCAAAGCTCAAGAACACCGCAGCCAAGAGCAGAACCGAGAAGAAGCTTTGAATCGACTTCAAGAACTGATTAACAGTGTAGTTGTCATCAAGAAAAAACGCCGACCTACTAAACCAACGCGCAGTTCTCAAAAAAAACGCCTGGAAAGTAAAACTAAGCGAAAACTAATTAAATTAACCAGAAAACCAGTCCTTGAGTGA
- a CDS encoding DUF1499 domain-containing protein, whose product MHRLLRAFTPQRLRSITLAIFLTLMMSFILPTISWAAVSGLGVNNGLLSSCPASPNCVVSQNADTKHAIDPIPYHLERDKAREVLIKVLGVVPRTEIVEQTDNYIHALSKSRIFKFVDDVEFYLPPNEPVIHVRSASRLGDSDLGVNRRRVEQIRLALRDLNI is encoded by the coding sequence ATGCATCGTCTGCTAAGAGCTTTCACGCCGCAACGCTTGCGGAGTATTACTTTGGCAATATTCTTAACTCTGATGATGAGTTTTATCCTTCCTACCATTTCTTGGGCTGCTGTTTCCGGTTTGGGAGTAAATAATGGTCTTCTGAGTTCTTGTCCAGCTTCCCCTAACTGTGTTGTCAGCCAAAATGCTGATACAAAACACGCCATTGACCCAATTCCCTATCATTTAGAACGGGATAAAGCGCGAGAAGTCTTAATCAAGGTTCTCGGTGTTGTTCCCCGCACAGAAATTGTCGAACAGACAGACAATTACATCCATGCTCTTTCTAAAAGCCGCATTTTTAAATTTGTTGATGATGTAGAGTTTTATCTACCTCCCAATGAGCCAGTAATTCATGTGCGTTCAGCGTCCCGTTTGGGCGATTCAGATTTGGGTGTCAACCGCAGGCGTGTAGAGCAAATTCGTCTAGCTTTGCGCGATTTAAATATTTAA